One genomic region from Candidatus Eisenbacteria bacterium encodes:
- a CDS encoding protein kinase: MTLPTTTRLGPYEILAPLGAGGMGEVYRARDTRLLREVAIKVLARHLSNSPEIRSRFEREARTVSSLNHPHICTLHDVGREGDTDFLVMELVEGETLAHRLTMGPLPPPEVLRLGAQISDALDRAHRAGVIHRDLKPGNVMLTRLGVKLMDFGLARATGLDAPSSSVASMAGLTQSPTMAQPLTAEGTIVGTFQYMAPEQLEGKEANVCSDLWALGCVLYEMATGKRAFEGSTQASLISAIMRDQPRPISQLSPLSPPALERLVNQCLAKDPEERWQSAGDIRRELEWIRSGTSQSAAAPVPAPRPVRLPAWVGLAAGGAIAAGALIVAFGPWAARTPNPAAMRFTIMSPPGMTLMYPAEAELSPDGRAIVYVAGDSVGTRRLFLRSLDNPQARALAGTEGASLPFWSPDGRRLGFFAAAKLKKMALDGSPPSVLCDAPDPRGGSWSRDETIVFAPNNQGGLFKISASGGTPEPLTKPDPARKERGHRYPQFLPDGRHFLFVAIGIDDLATTFAGSIDGGKPVEIRRGGAMARFAPPDHVVFREGGVGRGENRRVLAQRFDPGARRLRGEPRLLLDRASATNFGYSNITTDARGTLVAQQWDPPRSRVTWKDRSGRSLGVVADDLDAVTGSLSPDGRQLAYPGVTARDLMLHDLDSGISRRLSFENQPVANIVWSPDGRFIAFTRLFGFRGWQARVKAIDTGQDSALFSGHELFNFPQAWSRDGRWLVVLRVDSTSTADLWKVPMTGGGSAQIYQRTRGEEQQASLSPDGKWIAYVVTEDGRPSLFVQSFPDPGIPYQVTVDEPAGVAWNDRGDVLGVGTRTGELLSIQVSTASGFRQGATTRLFRLTKDETLFDVERGGQRFLIGTFKDLSATTYLDVVLNWRELLDRR; this comes from the coding sequence GTGACGCTGCCCACGACCACCCGTCTCGGTCCCTACGAGATCCTCGCGCCTCTTGGAGCGGGAGGAATGGGCGAGGTGTACCGCGCGCGGGACACGCGGCTCTTGCGAGAAGTCGCCATCAAGGTGTTGGCGAGACACCTGTCGAACTCACCCGAGATTCGCTCGCGATTCGAGCGCGAAGCGCGAACGGTGTCGAGTCTCAACCACCCGCACATCTGCACGCTCCACGACGTCGGCCGCGAAGGCGACACCGACTTTCTGGTGATGGAGCTGGTCGAAGGCGAGACCCTGGCCCATCGCCTGACCATGGGGCCGCTGCCACCCCCCGAAGTACTGCGCCTCGGGGCGCAGATTTCCGACGCGCTGGACCGCGCGCATCGCGCGGGCGTCATCCATCGTGATCTCAAACCCGGCAACGTGATGCTCACGCGCTTGGGGGTGAAGCTGATGGATTTTGGGCTCGCTCGCGCCACCGGTCTCGATGCTCCGAGCAGCAGCGTTGCTTCGATGGCGGGACTCACGCAGTCGCCCACCATGGCGCAGCCGCTCACGGCCGAAGGAACGATCGTCGGGACCTTCCAGTACATGGCGCCTGAACAGTTGGAGGGAAAGGAAGCCAACGTCTGCAGCGATCTCTGGGCGCTCGGCTGCGTGCTGTACGAGATGGCGACTGGGAAGCGCGCCTTCGAAGGAAGCACCCAGGCGAGTCTGATCAGCGCCATCATGCGCGACCAGCCGCGGCCCATCAGCCAGCTCTCGCCGCTGTCCCCGCCGGCGCTCGAGCGTCTGGTCAACCAGTGCCTGGCGAAGGATCCCGAAGAGCGCTGGCAATCCGCGGGCGATATCCGGCGTGAGCTGGAGTGGATCCGCAGCGGCACGTCGCAGAGCGCAGCCGCGCCGGTGCCGGCGCCGCGGCCGGTGCGTCTCCCGGCCTGGGTCGGGCTCGCCGCGGGTGGAGCGATCGCTGCCGGGGCCTTGATCGTCGCCTTCGGACCTTGGGCGGCGCGGACCCCGAACCCGGCGGCCATGCGCTTCACCATCATGTCGCCTCCGGGAATGACGCTCATGTATCCGGCCGAGGCCGAGCTATCCCCGGATGGGCGCGCAATCGTCTACGTCGCTGGAGACAGCGTGGGGACGCGACGGCTCTTTCTGCGCTCTCTGGACAATCCCCAGGCTCGTGCGCTTGCCGGCACCGAAGGCGCCTCGTTGCCGTTCTGGTCTCCCGACGGCCGGAGACTTGGCTTCTTCGCCGCGGCCAAGCTCAAGAAGATGGCGCTCGACGGGAGCCCGCCAAGCGTGCTGTGTGACGCCCCCGACCCCCGAGGAGGGAGCTGGTCGCGTGACGAGACCATCGTCTTCGCGCCCAACAACCAGGGCGGGCTGTTCAAGATCTCCGCCAGCGGCGGCACTCCGGAACCCCTCACCAAGCCCGATCCCGCGCGGAAGGAGCGCGGGCATCGCTACCCCCAGTTCCTTCCCGATGGGCGTCACTTCCTCTTCGTGGCGATCGGCATCGACGATCTGGCCACGACCTTTGCCGGCTCGATCGATGGCGGAAAGCCGGTCGAGATCCGGCGGGGCGGAGCGATGGCGCGGTTCGCCCCGCCCGATCATGTGGTGTTCCGCGAGGGTGGTGTGGGCCGGGGAGAAAATCGACGCGTGCTCGCGCAGCGGTTCGACCCTGGCGCACGCCGACTTCGCGGCGAACCGCGGTTGTTGCTCGATCGGGCGAGCGCCACCAACTTCGGCTATTCCAACATCACCACGGACGCGCGCGGCACCCTGGTCGCCCAGCAGTGGGACCCTCCTCGCTCGCGCGTCACTTGGAAGGATCGGAGTGGTCGGTCGCTCGGCGTCGTGGCCGACGACCTCGACGCCGTGACCGGGTCGTTGAGCCCGGATGGGCGCCAGCTCGCCTACCCCGGCGTCACCGCTCGTGACCTCATGCTGCACGATCTCGATTCCGGGATCTCTCGCCGGCTCTCCTTCGAGAACCAACCGGTCGCCAACATCGTGTGGTCCCCGGATGGCCGCTTCATCGCCTTCACGCGTCTCTTCGGATTCCGTGGCTGGCAGGCACGGGTGAAGGCGATCGACACCGGCCAGGACTCGGCGCTCTTCAGCGGACATGAGCTATTCAACTTCCCGCAAGCGTGGAGCCGGGATGGCCGCTGGCTGGTCGTTCTGCGCGTGGACTCGACGTCGACGGCGGATCTGTGGAAGGTCCCGATGACCGGGGGTGGCTCAGCGCAGATCTATCAACGCACGCGAGGCGAAGAGCAGCAAGCTTCGCTGTCGCCCGATGGCAAGTGGATCGCCTACGTCGTCACCGAAGACGGCCGGCCCTCGCTGTTCGTCCAGTCTTTTCCCGATCCCGGGATCCCCTACCAGGTGACGGTCGACGAGCCCGCAGGAGTGGCGTGGAACGACCGCGGTGACGTTCTCGGCGTGGGAACCCGCACAGGTGAGCTCCTCTCGATTCAGGTCTCCACGGCAAGCGGCTTTCGACAGGGAGCGACCACGCGGCTCTTCAGGCTCACCAAGGACGAGACCCTCTTCGACGTCGAGCGTGGCGGCCAGCGTTTCCTGATCGGAACTTTCAAAGACCTTTCGGCGACGACCTATCTCGATGTCGTGCTGAACTGGCGCGAGCTGCTCGACCGGCGCTAG
- a CDS encoding M13 family metallopeptidase, whose product MAALTLALAQVVMAAAPDQKTTTLPAKKFVPTGKPIDPANMDPSVKPGVDFYRYANGKWLEKNPVPASESRWGAFSELAERNSQILYDILEESAKKTDAAKGTPAQMVGDFYATAIDSAKADALGAKPLDELMGRIAAVKTTDDVLKEIAHLQTLGARMPFAVFASPDAKQSTQVILQVVQAGLGMPDRDYYTRTDEASVKLRDQYQAHMGRMFGLLGDDATTAAANAKTVMGIETQLANASLTRVQRRDPEANYHKMTVDELSTLTPALQWPRLLDGMGITERSAINVGQPEFVKQVNTMMTTVPVADWRAYMRWHVVRQAADLLSSPFVNESFDFYGRTLNGTKEIRPRWKRARDLVDGSIGEALGQLYVERTFTPQAKTRALQLVENLRAELRDRLTKLDWMSDATRQQALRKLEAFSVKIGYPDVWRDYSTLTIDRSSLVANVLRSTQFEYKRNMAKLGKPVDRKEWGMTPPTVNAYYNPRLNEIVFPAGILQPPFFDANADDPVNYGGIGTVIGHEMTHGFDDQGRKSDADGNLKDWWTPEDAEKYKARSALIEKQYASYTVLDTLHINGKLTLGENTADIGGASIAYGAMKKALAGKKPVKIDGFTPEQRFFLSFAQIWRNNIRPEALRVRINTDSHSPGEYRCIGTLSNMPEFAQAFGLKEGDPMVRNEIAKIW is encoded by the coding sequence TTGGCGGCCCTCACCCTCGCCCTCGCCCAAGTTGTCATGGCGGCAGCGCCGGACCAGAAGACCACGACACTACCGGCGAAGAAGTTCGTCCCGACAGGAAAGCCGATCGATCCAGCGAACATGGACCCTTCGGTGAAGCCGGGGGTCGACTTCTATCGCTACGCGAACGGCAAGTGGCTCGAGAAGAACCCTGTCCCGGCTTCGGAAAGCCGCTGGGGCGCGTTCAGCGAGCTGGCCGAGCGGAACTCGCAGATCCTCTACGACATCCTCGAGGAGTCGGCGAAGAAGACCGATGCGGCGAAGGGCACCCCGGCGCAGATGGTCGGCGACTTCTACGCGACGGCCATCGATTCGGCCAAGGCCGACGCGCTCGGCGCCAAACCGCTCGACGAGCTGATGGGTCGAATCGCGGCAGTGAAGACGACCGATGACGTGCTGAAGGAAATCGCCCATCTCCAGACCCTGGGCGCTCGCATGCCATTCGCGGTGTTCGCGTCGCCGGATGCCAAGCAGAGCACGCAGGTGATCCTCCAGGTCGTCCAGGCCGGGCTCGGGATGCCGGACCGCGACTACTACACCAGGACCGACGAAGCTTCGGTGAAGCTGCGTGACCAGTATCAGGCCCACATGGGAAGGATGTTCGGGCTGCTCGGCGATGACGCGACGACCGCCGCGGCCAACGCCAAGACGGTGATGGGAATCGAGACCCAGCTCGCCAATGCCTCGCTGACCCGGGTGCAGCGCCGCGATCCCGAGGCGAACTACCACAAGATGACGGTCGACGAGCTGTCGACGCTGACGCCCGCGCTCCAGTGGCCGCGGCTTCTCGATGGCATGGGCATCACCGAACGCAGCGCCATCAACGTCGGCCAGCCGGAATTCGTGAAGCAGGTCAATACGATGATGACCACGGTGCCGGTGGCGGACTGGCGCGCCTACATGCGCTGGCACGTCGTCCGTCAGGCCGCGGATCTGCTCAGCTCGCCGTTCGTGAACGAGAGCTTCGACTTCTACGGGCGCACGCTGAACGGGACCAAGGAGATCCGTCCACGCTGGAAGCGGGCCCGCGATCTGGTCGACGGCTCGATCGGCGAAGCGCTGGGGCAGCTCTACGTGGAGCGGACCTTCACGCCGCAGGCCAAGACCCGCGCGCTCCAGCTGGTGGAGAACCTCCGTGCCGAGCTGCGCGACCGCCTCACCAAGCTCGACTGGATGAGCGACGCCACCCGCCAGCAGGCGCTTCGCAAGCTGGAGGCCTTCTCGGTCAAGATCGGCTACCCCGACGTGTGGCGCGACTACTCGACGCTCACCATCGACCGCTCGTCGCTGGTCGCCAACGTGCTGCGCTCGACCCAGTTCGAGTACAAGCGCAACATGGCCAAGCTCGGCAAGCCGGTGGATCGCAAGGAGTGGGGGATGACGCCGCCGACCGTCAATGCCTACTACAACCCCCGTCTCAACGAGATCGTGTTCCCCGCAGGAATCCTGCAGCCGCCGTTCTTCGACGCCAACGCCGACGATCCGGTCAACTACGGCGGCATCGGCACCGTGATCGGCCACGAGATGACGCACGGCTTCGACGACCAGGGTCGCAAGTCGGACGCCGACGGCAACCTCAAGGACTGGTGGACGCCCGAGGACGCCGAGAAGTACAAGGCGCGGTCGGCCTTGATCGAGAAGCAGTACGCGAGCTACACCGTGCTCGACACGCTGCACATCAACGGCAAGCTCACGCTGGGTGAGAACACGGCCGATATCGGCGGCGCCAGCATCGCCTACGGCGCGATGAAGAAGGCCCTGGCCGGGAAGAAGCCGGTCAAGATCGACGGCTTCACGCCCGAGCAGCGGTTCTTCCTCTCGTTCGCGCAGATCTGGCGCAACAACATCCGCCCCGAGGCACTGCGGGTCCGCATCAACACCGATTCGCATTCGCCCGGCGAATACCGCTGCATCGGCACGCTCTCGAACATGCCGGAGTTCGCTCAGGCATTCGGGCTCAAGGAAGGCGATCCGATGGTGCGAAACGAGATCGCGAAGATCTGGTAG